From the Thermococcus guaymasensis DSM 11113 genome, one window contains:
- a CDS encoding magnesium transporter: MREAILSELWSKIGEAYRVTLPSLLTSEVFGLFGGTFLGKYFESIRTQLPGLLVVLPGIMGLRGNVFGSMASRFSTMLYLGELSPSVRDRKVLKEIVLRMLLSLIPVFLLWAVGVLTGIKKNAFEVLLIVITSTILVSFILGYFTSAVTILSFRRGIDPDSVAAPLVASMGDFLTVPSLVLFILLIERSPEGFRAFNYATIALFLFVAALSRVRLKELAELKQVFVTVTALALLSTVSGSLLARFSGIIQASVILGFIYPAILSSFGNYGSIVAAKTSTKLHLGEIEGFICPKVFTDILALFTTTPVVGAVKLLLGIALVSLTTGMRVPGSVWIIALTYPFMALFIMLYSYSLSYLLFRHNIDPDSVAIPLISNNSDIFGTLYVVLMAKLMVGA; this comes from the coding sequence ATGAGAGAGGCCATACTTTCGGAACTCTGGAGTAAAATCGGGGAAGCCTATCGGGTTACGCTACCGTCTCTGCTAACCTCTGAGGTGTTTGGGCTTTTCGGGGGCACTTTTCTGGGTAAGTACTTTGAGTCGATAAGAACCCAGCTCCCCGGTCTCCTTGTGGTTCTGCCGGGCATAATGGGGCTCCGCGGGAACGTTTTCGGGTCAATGGCGTCCCGCTTCTCCACGATGCTCTACCTCGGTGAGCTCAGCCCGTCGGTCAGGGACAGGAAAGTCCTCAAGGAGATAGTCCTGAGGATGCTCCTCTCCCTAATCCCGGTCTTTCTGCTCTGGGCGGTCGGTGTGCTGACCGGCATCAAGAAGAACGCCTTCGAAGTCCTGCTCATCGTCATAACCTCCACGATACTCGTCTCGTTTATCCTCGGGTACTTCACTTCCGCGGTTACAATCCTCTCCTTCCGCAGGGGCATCGACCCGGACAGCGTTGCGGCCCCGCTCGTGGCCTCGATGGGGGACTTCCTCACAGTTCCGTCGCTGGTTCTCTTCATCCTCCTCATCGAGCGCTCGCCCGAGGGGTTCAGGGCCTTCAACTACGCCACGATTGCGCTCTTCCTGTTCGTGGCTGCCCTCAGCAGGGTGCGGCTCAAAGAGCTCGCCGAGCTCAAACAGGTGTTCGTAACGGTGACTGCTTTAGCGCTCCTCTCAACGGTATCCGGCTCGCTCCTTGCCAGGTTCAGCGGGATAATCCAGGCCTCGGTCATACTGGGCTTCATCTACCCCGCTATCTTAAGCTCGTTCGGAAACTACGGTTCAATAGTGGCGGCAAAAACCTCGACGAAGCTCCACCTCGGTGAGATTGAGGGCTTCATCTGCCCCAAGGTGTTCACCGACATCCTGGCCCTCTTCACCACGACCCCCGTTGTCGGTGCAGTGAAGCTCTTACTGGGCATCGCGCTTGTGAGCCTGACAACGGGCATGAGAGTTCCCGGCTCCGTGTGGATAATAGCCCTCACTTACCCGTTCATGGCGCTCTTCATAATGCTCTACTCGTACTCCCTCTCCTACCTGCTGTTCCGCCATAACATTGACCCCGACAGCGTGGCGATTCCTCTCATCTCGAACAACAGCGACATATTTGGGACCCTCTACGTCGTATTAATGGCCAAGCTGATGGTGGGAGCATGA
- a CDS encoding magnesium transporter, with amino-acid sequence MIAVIVSKGTAGYSGWNERLKGVFLVTFPALLLCLALDFVGGGVLGKNFDKILAHYPLILVVLPGMMDLRGNVFGALASRLTTALYLGKISRISDPDVTTNITMAITSSSIPLIILWVAGALQLGLSHSAIVVLAIVVSSALFIGLVLGYSTAFITVVPYKHSIDPDTIAAPLITSVADLITIPSLVYLIFFYERHPKEFYAFTTLMVALLLVLIHRSKFTGEYRKSFREITVVLTALAIIEIFSGSTLEHYGEVISKAIILSIMYPSILDSVGNFSSIVAATTSTRLNLAGPSELRSRDFIADVGTVLLLSPIIGLLTNLIAVYVSRLAGLRGYMIWAFVATYPLLVIVNALIGVGVAYVAYTHSIDPDNVAIPTVTTISDVLGTVYVVLLAGSLA; translated from the coding sequence GTGATAGCAGTGATAGTCTCGAAGGGAACCGCCGGTTACAGTGGCTGGAACGAGCGGCTGAAAGGAGTGTTCCTCGTTACGTTTCCAGCGCTTCTCCTATGCTTAGCCCTTGATTTCGTTGGGGGCGGGGTCTTAGGGAAGAACTTTGACAAGATACTGGCACATTATCCACTAATTCTCGTGGTTCTTCCAGGAATGATGGACCTCAGGGGGAACGTTTTTGGTGCTCTGGCATCGAGGCTGACCACCGCTTTATACTTGGGAAAGATAAGCCGCATCAGCGACCCCGACGTTACGACCAACATCACGATGGCAATAACGAGCTCCAGCATCCCCTTAATAATTCTCTGGGTAGCCGGAGCCCTTCAGCTGGGTCTCTCACACTCGGCAATTGTTGTCTTGGCGATTGTCGTTTCTTCGGCCCTGTTCATAGGCCTCGTCCTCGGCTACTCCACTGCCTTCATCACAGTTGTGCCGTACAAACACTCCATCGATCCAGACACAATCGCGGCTCCTCTGATAACCTCTGTGGCTGACCTCATAACTATCCCGAGCCTCGTTTACCTGATATTCTTCTACGAGAGGCACCCTAAGGAGTTTTACGCCTTTACAACCCTCATGGTTGCCCTGCTTTTGGTGCTCATCCACCGGTCCAAGTTTACGGGGGAGTACAGGAAGTCCTTCAGGGAAATAACAGTCGTGCTCACGGCACTGGCAATAATAGAGATTTTCTCGGGCTCCACGCTGGAGCACTACGGTGAGGTCATATCCAAGGCCATAATCCTGAGCATAATGTACCCATCAATCTTGGACAGCGTGGGGAACTTTTCCTCGATTGTCGCGGCCACGACCTCCACGCGCCTGAACCTTGCCGGTCCGTCTGAACTGCGAAGCCGGGATTTTATAGCGGACGTTGGCACGGTTTTACTGCTCTCGCCAATCATAGGCCTTCTCACCAACCTCATAGCCGTTTACGTTTCCCGTCTTGCCGGACTGCGTGGCTATATGATATGGGCGTTCGTTGCAACATATCCTCTCCTTGTCATCGTTAACGCTCTGATAGGAGTTGGCGTGGCGTACGTTGCCTACACCCACTCTATAGACCCCGACAACGTTGCAATTCCGACCGTGACGACTATCTCTGATGTTCTCGGGACAGTGTACGTTGTTCTCCTGGCGGGAAGTCTCGCATAA
- a CDS encoding potassium channel family protein, giving the protein MEEWDEIDVPNNVKDIFIEMKNTAELMVDLAYSSLLFQEKEIAEEVLELEEYLDLLNYHLMVKAVLAARSPKEAEQITAILQMGRAIDEISNAAADLAKMVLEEKLHPVVRDVILESEETIGKVEVSPDSILVGKTLEELDLATNTGVWVSAIRRGKRWIFDPDEDTKIMPGDIIIGRGTRTALDYLKEIARGILKVMRNE; this is encoded by the coding sequence GTGGAAGAATGGGACGAGATAGACGTTCCGAATAACGTTAAGGACATCTTCATAGAGATGAAAAACACCGCGGAGCTCATGGTTGACCTCGCGTATTCCTCCCTCCTGTTCCAGGAAAAGGAGATAGCTGAGGAGGTCCTTGAGCTTGAGGAATACCTCGACCTGCTCAACTACCACCTGATGGTCAAGGCAGTCCTCGCGGCAAGAAGTCCAAAAGAGGCCGAGCAGATAACGGCTATTCTGCAGATGGGGAGGGCAATAGACGAGATATCCAACGCCGCGGCAGACCTCGCCAAGATGGTTCTTGAGGAGAAGCTCCACCCAGTGGTAAGGGACGTCATCCTTGAGAGCGAAGAGACAATAGGCAAGGTTGAAGTGTCCCCTGACTCAATCCTCGTCGGCAAGACCCTCGAAGAGCTCGACCTGGCCACGAACACCGGCGTCTGGGTCTCGGCCATAAGGAGGGGCAAGCGCTGGATATTCGACCCTGACGAGGACACCAAAATCATGCCCGGCGACATAATCATCGGGAGGGGCACGAGGACGGCCCTCGACTACCTGAAGGAGATAGCGCGTGGAATCCTCAAGGTGATGCGGAATGAGTGA
- a CDS encoding potassium channel family protein, with amino-acid sequence MSELDEIRNCLVEMKDVSALMVDLAFSSVLYNSEDIAEEVYLLEEKMDDLTLKVKKLALRAAKTEEDPESLLSIIDLADINERISDAAYAIADIILRDIEPHPIIQKIMEDTEEELGRVTVRPGSVLIGKSLKQLKLPSKIGTRILAIKRGSRYIYNPGKDDVIEEGDVLIAVSPDLDKLRKLAGEEVEEE; translated from the coding sequence ATGAGTGAGCTCGACGAAATCAGGAACTGCCTGGTCGAGATGAAGGACGTATCGGCGCTCATGGTAGACCTCGCGTTTTCATCGGTTCTCTACAACAGCGAGGACATAGCGGAGGAGGTGTACCTCCTTGAGGAGAAGATGGACGATTTGACCCTTAAGGTCAAGAAGCTCGCCCTCCGCGCGGCGAAGACCGAGGAGGACCCCGAGAGTCTTCTCAGCATAATAGACCTGGCCGACATCAACGAGCGCATCAGCGATGCGGCCTACGCCATAGCCGACATAATCCTCCGCGACATCGAGCCCCACCCGATAATCCAGAAGATTATGGAGGACACCGAGGAAGAACTCGGCAGGGTAACCGTCCGGCCGGGCTCCGTCCTCATCGGAAAGAGCCTCAAACAGCTCAAGCTCCCAAGCAAGATAGGGACGCGCATCCTTGCCATAAAGCGCGGGAGCAGGTACATCTACAACCCGGGCAAGGACGACGTCATAGAGGAGGGCGACGTGCTCATAGCGGTAAGTCCTGACCTTGACAAGCTCAGGAAGCTCGCCGGCGAGGAAGTGGAGGAGGAGTGA
- a CDS encoding Ntn hydrolase family protein — translation MFWMTLVLALKWIWDREKNHDAVLMVSDSRVTYGPVTYEAKKIHPVFVNGIPVAIAGGSGDAAIVKYGYHVVDTVTQKYIETEGENTTPTQEEFRWIVGEVEKALIKRFRELREMGIDVSFNMILSSVDPNGRASIYHFDSRGLAEPVHDTPGFAIIGSGSITGGLLLLRLLGYSPRVELNWGLLSTFIVDMVSEIDPSVGPFVGESWLMRVEDGKVALGAINEEALREFKEQVRKRKELIQELMLLCDVLGEDKVEELILTSLAGVGEDERREGDNKGQS, via the coding sequence GTGTTTTGGATGACATTAGTTTTGGCTCTGAAATGGATTTGGGATAGGGAGAAAAACCACGATGCTGTTTTGATGGTCTCGGACTCCAGAGTCACGTACGGCCCTGTAACGTACGAGGCCAAGAAGATTCACCCGGTATTCGTCAATGGCATCCCCGTGGCGATAGCCGGCGGTTCCGGAGACGCCGCGATTGTCAAATACGGGTATCACGTTGTTGATACGGTCACCCAAAAATACATAGAGACTGAAGGCGAGAACACAACGCCAACTCAGGAGGAGTTTCGGTGGATTGTTGGTGAGGTGGAAAAAGCCCTGATTAAGAGGTTCAGAGAGCTTAGGGAGATGGGAATTGACGTGAGCTTCAACATGATTCTGTCAAGTGTAGACCCGAATGGGAGGGCTTCGATATATCACTTCGACAGCAGGGGACTCGCGGAGCCTGTTCACGACACTCCCGGGTTCGCAATAATTGGTTCGGGCTCTATAACCGGCGGCCTTCTGCTCCTTAGACTCCTTGGCTACTCGCCGAGAGTAGAACTTAACTGGGGCCTGCTTTCCACGTTCATAGTGGACATGGTCAGCGAAATTGACCCCTCAGTCGGCCCCTTCGTCGGCGAGAGCTGGCTCATGAGAGTTGAAGACGGAAAAGTAGCCCTCGGCGCCATAAACGAAGAGGCCCTGAGAGAGTTCAAGGAGCAGGTCAGAAAACGGAAGGAGCTGATTCAGGAGCTCATGCTCCTCTGCGATGTCCTTGGCGAGGATAAAGTTGAGGAACTCATCTTAACCTCGCTGGCGGGGGTTGGAGAAGATGAGCGACGTGAGGGAGATAATAAGGGACAAAGTTAA
- a CDS encoding aldo/keto reductase, whose protein sequence is MAKISDLKRIGDDKVTAIGMGTWGIGGYESPDYSHDRESIEALRYGLELGINLIDTAEFYGAGHSEELVGEAIKEFEREEIFIISKVWPTNFGYERAKRAARASAKRLGTYIDLYLLHWPGKEWGKIEETLHALEELVDEGLIRYIGVSNFDLKLLRKSQEAMKKYEVVANEVKYSLKDRWPEESGLLDYMKREKIVLIAYTPLEKGSLARNACLAEIGRKYDKTSAQVALNYLIWEENVIAIPKAGRKEHVEENAGAMGWRLSREDRERAKLCVV, encoded by the coding sequence ATGGCAAAAATTTCTGACCTCAAGAGGATAGGCGACGACAAGGTCACCGCCATCGGTATGGGCACCTGGGGAATCGGTGGCTATGAGAGCCCTGACTATTCCCACGACAGGGAGAGCATTGAGGCCCTTCGCTATGGCCTTGAGCTCGGCATCAACCTCATCGACACGGCCGAGTTCTACGGCGCTGGTCATTCCGAGGAGCTCGTTGGCGAGGCCATAAAGGAGTTTGAGCGCGAGGAGATTTTTATCATAAGCAAGGTCTGGCCCACGAACTTCGGCTATGAGAGAGCTAAGAGGGCCGCGAGGGCGAGCGCCAAGAGGCTCGGCACCTACATAGACCTCTACCTCCTCCACTGGCCCGGAAAGGAGTGGGGAAAGATAGAAGAAACCCTTCACGCCCTTGAAGAGCTCGTTGATGAGGGACTCATTCGCTACATCGGCGTCAGCAACTTCGATTTGAAGCTTCTCAGAAAAAGCCAAGAGGCGATGAAAAAGTACGAAGTAGTCGCCAACGAGGTGAAGTACTCGCTCAAAGACCGCTGGCCAGAGGAAAGCGGCCTGCTCGACTACATGAAGCGCGAAAAGATAGTGCTCATAGCCTACACCCCGCTGGAGAAGGGCTCGCTCGCTAGAAACGCCTGCCTGGCGGAAATTGGACGGAAGTACGACAAGACCTCCGCTCAGGTCGCGCTCAACTACCTGATATGGGAGGAGAACGTCATCGCTATTCCCAAGGCGGGAAGGAAGGAGCACGTGGAAGAGAACGCTGGCGCTATGGGCTGGAGGTTGAGTAGGGAAGACAGGGAGAGGGCAAAGTTATGCGTGGTATAA
- a CDS encoding 2,3-bisphosphoglycerate-independent phosphoglycerate mutase: MKQRKGLLIILDGLGDRQIKEFDGKTPLEYANTPNMDRLAKMGILGQQDPIKPGQPAGSDTAHLSIFGYDPYKVYRGRGFLEALGVGLDLDEDDLAFRVNFATIENGIITDRRAGRISTEEAHELAKAIQENVKLPVDFIFVGATGHRAVLVLKGMAKGYRVGENDPHEAGKPPHRFDYQDEESKRVAEILEEFVRQAHEVLEKHPINEKRRKEGKPVANYLLIRGAGTYPDIPMKFTEQWRVKAAAVIAVSLVKGVARAIGFDVYTPEGATGEYNTDEMAKAKKTVELLKEYDFVFLHFKPTDAAGHDNNPKLKAEMIEKADRMIGYIIEHVDLEDVVIAITGDHSTPCEVMNHSGDPVPLLIAGGGVRPDHTESFGERECMRGGLGRVKGHDIVPVMMDLMNRSEKFGA, from the coding sequence ATGAAGCAGAGGAAGGGACTTCTCATAATCCTCGACGGACTTGGAGACAGACAGATTAAGGAGTTCGACGGAAAGACCCCGCTGGAGTACGCTAACACCCCGAACATGGACAGGCTGGCGAAGATGGGAATCCTCGGCCAGCAGGACCCGATAAAGCCCGGCCAGCCGGCGGGAAGCGATACCGCTCACCTGAGCATCTTCGGCTACGACCCCTACAAGGTCTACCGCGGAAGGGGCTTCCTTGAGGCCCTCGGTGTCGGCCTCGACCTCGACGAGGACGATTTAGCGTTCCGCGTCAACTTCGCAACCATCGAGAACGGAATCATCACCGACAGGAGAGCTGGAAGGATAAGCACGGAGGAAGCGCACGAGCTCGCGAAGGCAATCCAGGAGAACGTCAAACTGCCAGTTGACTTCATCTTCGTAGGAGCCACCGGGCACAGGGCCGTTCTGGTTCTCAAGGGTATGGCCAAGGGCTACCGCGTCGGCGAGAACGATCCCCACGAGGCCGGCAAGCCGCCCCACCGCTTTGACTATCAGGACGAGGAGAGCAAGCGCGTTGCGGAAATCCTTGAGGAGTTCGTAAGGCAGGCCCACGAGGTTCTTGAGAAGCACCCGATAAACGAGAAGCGCAGGAAGGAGGGCAAACCGGTAGCCAACTACCTCCTGATAAGGGGGGCCGGAACGTACCCGGATATACCGATGAAGTTCACCGAACAGTGGAGGGTTAAGGCCGCCGCTGTCATAGCGGTCTCCCTCGTTAAGGGCGTTGCGAGAGCTATAGGGTTCGACGTTTACACTCCAGAGGGGGCGACCGGAGAGTACAACACCGACGAGATGGCCAAGGCCAAGAAGACGGTCGAGCTACTCAAGGAGTACGACTTCGTGTTCCTCCACTTCAAGCCGACTGACGCGGCCGGCCACGACAACAACCCGAAGCTCAAGGCCGAGATGATTGAGAAGGCCGACAGGATGATCGGCTACATCATCGAGCACGTTGACCTCGAGGACGTGGTCATAGCGATAACGGGCGACCACAGCACACCGTGCGAGGTGATGAACCACAGCGGTGACCCGGTTCCTCTGCTTATCGCGGGCGGTGGCGTCAGGCCCGACCACACCGAGAGCTTCGGCGAGCGCGAGTGCATGCGCGGCGGGCTCGGCAGGGTTAAGGGCCACGACATAGTGCCGGTAATGATGGACCTCATGAACAGGAGCGAGAAGTTCGGAGCTTGA
- a CDS encoding sodium:calcium antiporter produces MLEFIIWTLSILIGIAILVVAGDKLSDKIIEVARKAGISPLVISIVLVSFSTTLPEITTSALASYQGVNGIALGNALGSIFANIALILGLAAMIKPLKAGKSAYENSLVMLASLVFLILLSLDGTLSRLDGLLLLAYAVYLRWLMKKHARNDVEWEPTGGAKPTDYVLLFVLGLLLVSGAQMVVFGGKNIAQALGISDFVIGATVVAIGTSLPEMTNALYGAIRERGSISVGNIIGANIMNALVVLGIASLIRPLRTGASVLTILLVLFAMLPMIVSLKKTGGINRPLGAYFLVLYIVYLALMFAGFEL; encoded by the coding sequence ATGCTCGAGTTCATAATCTGGACGCTCTCAATACTCATTGGAATAGCAATCCTCGTCGTGGCGGGTGATAAACTCTCGGACAAGATAATCGAGGTCGCGAGGAAGGCTGGAATCTCGCCCCTCGTGATAAGCATAGTTCTTGTGAGCTTTTCAACGACCCTGCCAGAGATAACGACCAGTGCGCTGGCCAGCTACCAGGGCGTCAATGGGATAGCCCTCGGAAACGCCCTCGGTAGCATATTCGCGAACATAGCCCTTATCCTCGGTCTGGCGGCAATGATTAAGCCCCTCAAGGCTGGGAAGTCTGCCTATGAGAACTCCCTCGTTATGCTGGCTTCGCTGGTGTTTCTAATACTGCTCTCACTCGACGGCACGCTTAGCCGTCTTGACGGGCTCCTCCTCCTCGCTTACGCGGTCTACCTCCGCTGGCTTATGAAGAAGCACGCAAGGAATGACGTCGAGTGGGAGCCAACCGGCGGAGCTAAGCCCACTGACTACGTCCTCCTGTTTGTCCTCGGCCTGTTGCTCGTTAGCGGTGCGCAGATGGTTGTCTTTGGCGGTAAAAACATCGCTCAGGCCCTTGGAATCTCGGACTTCGTTATAGGCGCAACCGTCGTTGCCATAGGCACTTCACTCCCGGAGATGACCAACGCTCTCTATGGTGCGATAAGGGAGCGCGGCAGCATAAGCGTTGGCAACATTATCGGCGCCAACATAATGAACGCCCTCGTCGTTCTGGGAATAGCTTCTCTCATAAGGCCCCTTCGGACGGGAGCGTCTGTGCTGACAATCCTGCTGGTTCTCTTTGCCATGCTTCCAATGATAGTTTCCCTGAAGAAAACCGGCGGCATAAACAGGCCCCTCGGGGCTTACTTCCTGGTTCTCTACATTGTCTACCTCGCTTTGATGTTCGCCGGGTTTGAGCTCTGA
- a CDS encoding CBS domain-containing protein, whose amino-acid sequence MVGIQVQEVMTDRFQKIDIDAPLSEAIGIFEKEDPDLILVFDGNLYKGVLTQDLIIRSHLKWDPTKAKVRDVYKPAPVIKPDEDLSKAAKLMIEVDLRSLPVGESKAEIIGVINDIAVLERVAETEFGKRAVEEFMTKDVITLKPDDTVAKALATMRDHAISRIPIVNDEGKLEGLVTLHDLIIRFIKPRFKAQYGEVAGEKIPPFSMPLRDVMIRGVITILPDAKVREAVATMRDNDIDGLVAVNGDNKVVGILTVKDLLLPISKMTEKEARFYLQLGGDASVLSDFTRERIISDIKRFVDGYEDLLGQEGIIYLYIRRFKEKFRGVHLYQARMRVVTDRGVFVATGETWGAIQAVHDALRAIERQLLQKAELERDLRYAKRFLEKLEF is encoded by the coding sequence ATGGTCGGAATCCAGGTTCAGGAAGTAATGACCGACAGGTTCCAGAAGATAGACATCGACGCCCCGCTTTCTGAGGCAATAGGAATCTTCGAGAAGGAAGACCCCGACCTCATTCTGGTATTTGATGGAAACCTGTACAAGGGTGTTTTGACGCAGGACTTGATAATACGCTCCCACCTCAAGTGGGACCCCACCAAGGCCAAGGTTAGGGACGTTTACAAGCCGGCCCCGGTTATAAAGCCTGATGAGGACCTCAGCAAGGCTGCCAAGCTCATGATTGAGGTTGACCTGCGCTCCCTCCCCGTTGGGGAGAGCAAGGCTGAAATCATCGGCGTTATAAACGATATAGCCGTCCTTGAAAGGGTTGCCGAGACCGAGTTCGGTAAGAGGGCCGTCGAGGAGTTCATGACTAAGGACGTCATAACCCTCAAGCCCGACGACACCGTCGCAAAGGCCCTTGCAACCATGCGCGACCACGCCATATCAAGGATCCCAATAGTCAACGACGAGGGCAAGCTTGAGGGCCTCGTTACCCTGCACGACCTCATCATAAGGTTCATCAAGCCCCGCTTCAAGGCCCAGTACGGTGAGGTCGCGGGTGAGAAGATACCGCCCTTCAGCATGCCGCTCCGCGACGTCATGATTAGGGGCGTCATAACCATACTGCCGGACGCGAAGGTCAGGGAAGCCGTGGCAACAATGAGGGACAACGACATAGACGGTCTCGTGGCCGTCAACGGGGACAACAAGGTCGTCGGAATCCTTACGGTGAAAGACCTGCTCCTGCCGATTTCAAAGATGACTGAGAAAGAGGCAAGGTTCTACCTCCAGCTCGGCGGTGACGCTTCAGTACTCAGCGACTTCACGAGGGAGAGGATAATCAGCGACATAAAGCGCTTCGTCGACGGCTACGAGGATCTCCTCGGTCAGGAGGGCATAATCTACCTCTACATCAGGCGCTTTAAGGAGAAGTTCAGGGGAGTCCACCTCTACCAAGCCAGGATGCGGGTTGTAACCGACAGGGGCGTCTTCGTTGCCACAGGTGAAACCTGGGGTGCAATACAGGCAGTCCACGACGCCCTCAGGGCCATCGAGAGGCAGCTCCTCCAGAAGGCCGAGCTTGAGAGAGACCTCAGGTACGCCAAGAGGTTCCTCGAAAAGCTTGAGTTCTGA
- a CDS encoding amidohydrolase family protein translates to MFALMGKLVDYQSVREGAVIIEGNTIRAVVTAEELREWGVDEVYGGDGYIVIPGLINAHTHVAMAKFRGLGEDLPTEEWLEKIIWPMESEWTRREIREWAEIGIREALMNGSTTINDHYFFADEIAKVAERLGVRAFIGQTVMDEVDFPLADPGDGRRFFRQWWGRSDLVTPTLAPHATNTVSLELMEEIAELSAETGARVHIHLAQSRAEVEEVRKRHGVSPVDLLGEAGLLNERLIGVHGIYLENSGFRKLAGAGSTLVHCPTSNVKLEARTVNLPKLLEINLNVALGNDSPNPVGILDPFIEMRTAGIAANLTSGRAHAVPARELFGMATVGGARALGLKAGLIEPGYLADLVLINAKKPWFKPGENVYSLLVYSARGSDVEMVVVNGAIAHRKIF, encoded by the coding sequence ATGTTCGCGCTCATGGGAAAGCTCGTTGACTATCAATCAGTCCGGGAAGGGGCGGTAATCATTGAAGGAAACACCATCAGGGCCGTCGTTACGGCTGAAGAGCTCAGAGAGTGGGGAGTTGACGAAGTTTATGGAGGAGACGGCTACATCGTAATCCCCGGCCTCATCAACGCCCACACCCACGTGGCGATGGCGAAGTTCAGGGGTCTTGGAGAAGATTTGCCCACGGAGGAGTGGCTTGAAAAGATAATCTGGCCGATGGAGAGTGAGTGGACGAGGAGGGAAATCCGCGAGTGGGCTGAAATCGGGATCCGAGAAGCCCTTATGAACGGCTCGACGACCATAAACGACCACTACTTTTTTGCGGACGAGATAGCCAAAGTAGCCGAGAGGCTTGGTGTAAGGGCATTTATCGGGCAGACCGTGATGGATGAAGTTGATTTTCCTCTGGCAGACCCTGGAGATGGGCGCCGCTTCTTCAGGCAGTGGTGGGGTAGAAGCGACCTCGTGACTCCAACTCTCGCACCGCATGCAACCAACACAGTCTCCCTTGAGCTTATGGAAGAAATAGCGGAGTTATCAGCCGAAACTGGCGCGAGGGTCCACATCCACCTCGCCCAGAGCAGGGCTGAAGTCGAGGAAGTCAGAAAGCGCCATGGCGTCTCACCCGTTGACCTGCTTGGGGAGGCCGGGCTCCTGAACGAAAGGTTAATCGGAGTCCACGGCATTTACTTAGAGAATTCAGGCTTTCGGAAGCTTGCCGGGGCTGGCTCAACACTCGTCCACTGCCCAACGAGCAACGTCAAGCTCGAAGCGCGCACGGTAAACCTCCCGAAGCTTTTGGAGATCAACCTCAACGTCGCCCTCGGCAACGACTCACCGAACCCGGTGGGAATCCTTGACCCGTTTATCGAGATGAGAACTGCCGGAATAGCGGCGAACCTTACTTCTGGAAGGGCGCACGCCGTCCCCGCAAGGGAGCTCTTTGGAATGGCGACCGTCGGAGGGGCCCGCGCCCTCGGCCTGAAAGCGGGGCTAATAGAACCCGGCTACCTAGCGGATTTGGTACTAATAAACGCGAAGAAGCCCTGGTTCAAGCCGGGGGAAAACGTTTACTCGCTCCTCGTTTACTCCGCGAGGGGAAGCGACGTGGAGATGGTGGTAGTTAACGGGGCAATAGCCCACCGCAAAATTTTTTAA